Proteins co-encoded in one Chaetodon auriga isolate fChaAug3 chromosome 9, fChaAug3.hap1, whole genome shotgun sequence genomic window:
- the gpr151 gene encoding G-protein coupled receptor 151 → MDKLIGNNATVVNSSIDKWSFNERGSYQHLDPGELRVLVPAILGVICVLGVACNLTAMVILFSNAHKGKLSLINSLIFNLMFADGLVLAFTVPFRAASYSKASWNLGWVVCKTADWFLQSCMAAKSFTVAVMAKACYRYVSNPTKQVSIHLGSILVVFFFIWLSACSVTIPHWLFARLQRGMRGLACVLIVPPEARDFMTVYVKAYPLGVYCAPLSFALMYFWKAYGQCQRRSSKTQNLRTQIRSRKLTLMLFSLTVAMAMLWLPQWVVWVWEHHIAEKEIEGAQPLLSSPPLILTISAQLLTFSLSLVNPLIVLFLSEEFKEGYRGLWRRLTLRKQPPPKPKPGPHNPTALQSPCPRPETSGQLQGERCLRSSSSQGPSRGAQPQPEQGGGGREADTVSLKDGIVLPDVEQFWHERETGSYTDENDPVPWEHQSKEAKK, encoded by the coding sequence ATGGATAAGTTGATTGGGAACAATGCGACAGTGGTAAACAGCTCCATAGACAAGTGGTCATTCAATGAACGCGGCTCGTACCAACACCTGGACCCCGGGGAGCTGAGGGTCCTGGTGCCGGCTATTCTGGGAGTGATCTGTGTCTTGGGTGTGGCTTGTAATCTCACTGCGATGGTCATCTTGTTCTCCAATGCTCATAAGGGTAAACTATCTCTCATCAACTCCCTCATCTTCAACCTGATGTTTGCTGACGGACTGGTGCTGGCATTTACGGTGCCTTTCAGGGCTGCCTCCTACTCCAAAGCTAGCTGGAATCTGGGCTGGGTGGTCTGCAAGACTGCTGACTGGTTCCTCCAGTCCTGCATGGCAGCGAAGAGCTTCACAGTGGCAGTCATGGCCAAAGCGTGCTACCGCTATGTGTCCAACCCCACCAAGCAGGTGAGCATCCACCTGGGCTCCATCCTGGTGGTGTTCTTCTTCATCTGGCTTTCCGCCTGCTCTGTCACCATCCCTCACTGGCTGTTTGCTCggctgcagagaggaatgcGTGGACTGGCATGTGTGCTGATAGTTCCTCCTGAAGCCCGGGATTTCATGACTGTGTACGTCAAAGCATACCCCTTGGGGGTCTACTGTGCACCTCTCAGCTTTGCCCTGATGTATTTCTGGAAGGCGTACGGCCAGTGCCAGCGTCGCTCCAGTAAGACTCAGAACCTGCGCACACAGATTAGATCCAGGAAGCTCACCTTGATGCTCTTTAGCCTGACTGTGGCCATGGCTATGCTCTGGCTTCCACAGTGGGTGGTGTGGGTCTGGGAGCATCACATTGCAGAAAAGGAAATTGAAGGAGCTCagcccctcctctcctctcctccccttaTTCTAACCATCTCTGCTCAGCTGCTCACCTTTTCTCTGTCCTTGGTGAACCCTCTcatcgtcctcttcctctccgaggagttcaaagagggctACCGGGGTCTGTGGAGGCGCCTCACCCTACGCAAACAACCTCCTCCAAAGCCAAAACCCGGACCTCACAACCCTACAGCTCTCCAGTCGCCTTGCCCCAGACCAGAGACTTCAGGCCAGCTGCAGGGCGAGAGGTGCCTTCGATCAAGCTCCAGCCAGGGTCCCAGCAGAGGGGCTCAGCCCCAGccagagcagggaggaggagggagagaagcagACACGGTGAGCCTCAAAGATGGGATTGTCTTGCCTGATGTGGAGCAGTTCTGGCATGAGAGGGAGACTGGATCATACACAGACGAAAATGATCCTGTGCCGTGGGAGCACCAGAGCAAAGAGGCGAAAAAATAA
- the ppp2r2ba gene encoding serine/threonine-protein phosphatase 2A 55 kDa regulatory subunit B beta isoform isoform X2 — MEEESDTRKINNSFLRDHNYATEADIISTVEFNSSGELLATGDKGGRVVVFQREQESKSQPQRRGEYNVYSTFQSHEPEFDYLKSLEIEEKINKIKWLPQQNAAYFLLSTNDKTVKLWKISERDKRPEGYNLKDEDGRIRNPSTITSLRVPVLQPMDLMVEATARRVFSNAHTYHINSISVNSDLQTFISTDDLRVNLWNLEITDRSFNIVDIKPANMEELTEVITSAEFHPQQCHTFAYSSSKGSIRLCDMRQAALCDKHCKYFEEPEDPSTRSFFSEIISSISDVKFSHNGRYLMTRDYLTVKVWDLQMENKPLETYQVHDYLRGKLCSLYENDCIFDKFECVWNGSDSVIMTGSYNNFFRMFDRNTKRDVTLEASRENSKPRAILKPRKVCVGGKRRKDEISVDSLDFSKKILHTTWHPHENIIAVAATNNLYIFQDKVN; from the exons CTGACATTATCTCAACGGTCGAGTTTAACTCATCGGGGGAGCTGTTGGCCACCGGGGATAAAGGAGGCAGAGTGGTTGTCTTCCAGAGGGAGCAGGAG AGTAAGAGTCAGCCCCAGCGTAGAGGGGAGTACAATGTTTACAGCACATTCCAGAGCCACGAGCCAGAGTTTGACTACCTGAAGAGTTTGGAGATTGAGGAGAAGATCAACAAGATCAAATGGCTTCCTCAGCAGAACGCCGCCTACTTCCTGCTATCCACCAATG ACAAGACAGTGAAGCTGTGGAAAATCAGTGAGAGAGACAAGCGTCCGGAGGGCTACAACCTGAAGGACGAGGATGGACGGATCAGAAACCCGTCGACCATCACCTCGCTACGG GTGCCGGTTCTGCAGCCTATGGACTTGATGGTCGAGGCTACAGCCAGGCGCGTATTCAGCAATGCCCACACCTACCACATCAACTCCATCTCTGTCAACTCCGACCTTCAGACGTTCATCTCCACTGACGACCTCAGGGTGAACCTGTGGAACCTGGAGATCACTGATCGCAGCTTCA ACATTGTGGACATCAAGCCAGCCAACATGGAGGAGCTGACGGAGGTGATCACCTCAGCAGAGTTTCATCCCCAGCAGTGTCACACCTTTgcctacagcagcagcaagggCTCAATACGTCTGTGTGACATGAGACAGGCGGCGCTGTGCGACAAACACTGCAAAT ACTTTGAGGAGCCAGAGGATCCCTCCACTCGCTCCTTTTTCTCGGAAATCATCTCATCCATCTCTGATGTGAAGTTCAGCCACAACGGGCGCTACCTGATGACAAGGGACTACCTCACTGTCAAGGTGTGGGACCTTCAGATGGAGAACAAACCACTAGAGACGTACCAG gTTCACGACTATTTACGAGGCAAACTTTGTTCTCTGTATGAGAATGACTGCATCTTTGACAAGTTTGAGTGTGTCTGGAATGGATCAGACAG cgTCATAATGACCGGCTCCTATAACAATTTCTTCCGAATGTTTGACCGGAACACTAAACGTGACGTCACACTGGAGGCGTCCAGGGAGAACAGCAAACCCAGAGCCATTCTCAAGCCTCGCAAG gtgtgtgtaggtgggaAGCGTCGTAAGGATGAGATCAGTGTAGACAGCCTTGACTTCAGCAAGAAGATCCTTCACACTACGTGGCACCCACATGAGAACATCATCGCTGTAGCGGCCACCAACAACCTATACATCTTCCAAGACAAGGTCAACTAA
- the ppp2r2ba gene encoding serine/threonine-protein phosphatase 2A 55 kDa regulatory subunit B beta isoform isoform X1, with protein sequence MKCFSRYLPYLFRPPSTILSSTCHTEADIISTVEFNSSGELLATGDKGGRVVVFQREQESKSQPQRRGEYNVYSTFQSHEPEFDYLKSLEIEEKINKIKWLPQQNAAYFLLSTNDKTVKLWKISERDKRPEGYNLKDEDGRIRNPSTITSLRVPVLQPMDLMVEATARRVFSNAHTYHINSISVNSDLQTFISTDDLRVNLWNLEITDRSFNIVDIKPANMEELTEVITSAEFHPQQCHTFAYSSSKGSIRLCDMRQAALCDKHCKYFEEPEDPSTRSFFSEIISSISDVKFSHNGRYLMTRDYLTVKVWDLQMENKPLETYQVHDYLRGKLCSLYENDCIFDKFECVWNGSDSVIMTGSYNNFFRMFDRNTKRDVTLEASRENSKPRAILKPRKVCVGGKRRKDEISVDSLDFSKKILHTTWHPHENIIAVAATNNLYIFQDKVN encoded by the exons CTGACATTATCTCAACGGTCGAGTTTAACTCATCGGGGGAGCTGTTGGCCACCGGGGATAAAGGAGGCAGAGTGGTTGTCTTCCAGAGGGAGCAGGAG AGTAAGAGTCAGCCCCAGCGTAGAGGGGAGTACAATGTTTACAGCACATTCCAGAGCCACGAGCCAGAGTTTGACTACCTGAAGAGTTTGGAGATTGAGGAGAAGATCAACAAGATCAAATGGCTTCCTCAGCAGAACGCCGCCTACTTCCTGCTATCCACCAATG ACAAGACAGTGAAGCTGTGGAAAATCAGTGAGAGAGACAAGCGTCCGGAGGGCTACAACCTGAAGGACGAGGATGGACGGATCAGAAACCCGTCGACCATCACCTCGCTACGG GTGCCGGTTCTGCAGCCTATGGACTTGATGGTCGAGGCTACAGCCAGGCGCGTATTCAGCAATGCCCACACCTACCACATCAACTCCATCTCTGTCAACTCCGACCTTCAGACGTTCATCTCCACTGACGACCTCAGGGTGAACCTGTGGAACCTGGAGATCACTGATCGCAGCTTCA ACATTGTGGACATCAAGCCAGCCAACATGGAGGAGCTGACGGAGGTGATCACCTCAGCAGAGTTTCATCCCCAGCAGTGTCACACCTTTgcctacagcagcagcaagggCTCAATACGTCTGTGTGACATGAGACAGGCGGCGCTGTGCGACAAACACTGCAAAT ACTTTGAGGAGCCAGAGGATCCCTCCACTCGCTCCTTTTTCTCGGAAATCATCTCATCCATCTCTGATGTGAAGTTCAGCCACAACGGGCGCTACCTGATGACAAGGGACTACCTCACTGTCAAGGTGTGGGACCTTCAGATGGAGAACAAACCACTAGAGACGTACCAG gTTCACGACTATTTACGAGGCAAACTTTGTTCTCTGTATGAGAATGACTGCATCTTTGACAAGTTTGAGTGTGTCTGGAATGGATCAGACAG cgTCATAATGACCGGCTCCTATAACAATTTCTTCCGAATGTTTGACCGGAACACTAAACGTGACGTCACACTGGAGGCGTCCAGGGAGAACAGCAAACCCAGAGCCATTCTCAAGCCTCGCAAG gtgtgtgtaggtgggaAGCGTCGTAAGGATGAGATCAGTGTAGACAGCCTTGACTTCAGCAAGAAGATCCTTCACACTACGTGGCACCCACATGAGAACATCATCGCTGTAGCGGCCACCAACAACCTATACATCTTCCAAGACAAGGTCAACTAA